A single region of the Saprospiraceae bacterium genome encodes:
- a CDS encoding TfoX/Sxy family protein has protein sequence MINNDYLNYVSDQLTEIGEFETKKMFGGIGFFKDGNMFAMIGNNVFRLKVDESNQADFEKHGMKPYHSDTKKKGMPYWEVPEGILNDKKELAKWASKSIQLSTTK, from the coding sequence ATGATAAATAACGATTATCTAAATTATGTTTCAGACCAACTGACTGAAATTGGCGAGTTTGAAACGAAGAAAATGTTTGGCGGAATTGGCTTCTTTAAAGATGGAAACATGTTCGCCATGATTGGCAACAATGTATTCCGCCTAAAAGTGGATGAAAGTAATCAAGCAGATTTTGAAAAACACGGAATGAAACCTTACCATTCAGACACAAAAAAGAAGGGCATGCCTTACTGGGAAGTCCCTGAAGGAATTCTTAATGACAAAAAAGAATTAGCAAAATGGGCTTCAAAATCAATTCAATTATCAACAACTAAATAA
- a CDS encoding SRPBCC family protein, which yields MGKPIYIMVEKEINAPLHSVWEQVAVGFGNVCQYHPEIEQSKFEGEIKQGIGMVRHCQPAGGGFLKEEIIEWNETESFKLKMIDTSFPMVMIESKFSFHGRANRTIVTQEFWYRMKSPMGWLSGLMKGKMRKTLENGLNGLEYYITTHKKIYNDK from the coding sequence ATGGGCAAACCAATTTATATTATGGTCGAAAAAGAAATAAATGCTCCGCTACATAGCGTTTGGGAACAAGTTGCAGTAGGGTTCGGAAATGTTTGCCAATACCATCCTGAAATCGAACAATCCAAATTTGAAGGCGAAATAAAGCAGGGCATAGGGATGGTAAGACATTGCCAGCCTGCTGGTGGTGGCTTCTTAAAAGAAGAAATCATTGAATGGAACGAGACAGAAAGTTTCAAGCTAAAAATGATTGATACTTCATTTCCAATGGTTATGATTGAAAGTAAATTTTCATTTCATGGTAGAGCTAATAGGACAATAGTTACTCAAGAATTTTGGTATCGAATGAAATCTCCTATGGGATGGTTAAGCGGATTGATGAAAGGCAAAATGAGGAAAACCCTTGAAAATGGTCTAAATGGTTTGGAATATTACATTACAACTCATAAAAAAATATACAATGATAAATAA
- the istA gene encoding IS21 family transposase encodes MDQVKSIIKNYLSTRSIKATARQLKISKNTVREYLRRSQAYTEDIGQLLLLDDDQLKVILYGTHTPSQTDRSATLSQQQDYWIKELRRVGVTRQLLWEEYRVEHPDGYGYSQFCEYLKRGIGRKDLTLSLNHVPGQELMVDFSGKKLEWVDLSTGQVHSCEVLVAVFPHSHYAFVIALASQQLAHFVHGLNQALSFFGGLPQVLLSDNLKSYVTRADRYEPTFTQLCEQLAAHYQLDLQATRVGKPKDKASVENAVGVVYNRIYGPLRNEVFSSLAALNEGIREQLDRHNAKAYQKKKGVDKVFFRPTNAHK; translated from the coding sequence ATGGATCAAGTAAAAAGCATTATCAAAAATTATCTGAGTACCCGTTCGATTAAGGCTACGGCCCGTCAACTAAAAATATCGAAGAATACGGTACGCGAGTATCTGCGTCGCAGCCAAGCTTATACGGAGGATATAGGGCAGCTTTTATTGTTAGATGATGATCAACTTAAGGTTATCCTGTATGGCACCCATACGCCTAGCCAAACGGACCGCAGCGCTACCTTATCTCAACAGCAGGACTATTGGATAAAAGAATTACGTCGAGTAGGTGTAACGCGGCAGTTGTTATGGGAAGAATACCGGGTGGAACATCCAGATGGTTATGGTTATAGTCAGTTTTGTGAATATCTAAAAAGAGGGATTGGCCGCAAAGATCTTACGCTGAGTTTGAACCATGTTCCAGGTCAAGAACTGATGGTAGATTTTAGTGGAAAGAAACTTGAGTGGGTAGATCTCAGTACGGGCCAAGTCCATTCATGTGAAGTCCTGGTAGCGGTGTTTCCCCATAGCCATTATGCATTTGTCATTGCCTTGGCTAGTCAACAGCTTGCCCATTTTGTGCATGGTCTGAACCAAGCGCTGTCATTTTTTGGTGGCCTTCCTCAGGTCCTCTTATCGGATAATTTAAAATCTTATGTTACCAGGGCCGATAGATATGAACCCACTTTCACCCAATTATGTGAGCAATTAGCTGCCCACTATCAATTGGACTTACAGGCTACCCGAGTGGGTAAACCCAAGGATAAAGCCAGTGTGGAAAATGCTGTAGGTGTGGTCTATAACCGTATTTATGGCCCTTTAAGAAATGAAGTCTTCTCCAGTTTAGCGGCCCTAAACGAGGGCATTAGAGAACAACTTGATCGGCACAATGCCAAGGCTTATCAAAAAAAGAAGGGAGTCGACAAAGTATTTTTCAGACCTACGAACGCCCACAAATGA
- a CDS encoding nuclear transport factor 2 family protein: MTIRILFVFIGIMLYLSAVGQNEEDLIRHSIQNYFNGTAYNYVDQIEAAFHSEAVLYLETAEGGIRKMTSAEYIALFKNNEPGKFGGRYSKILSIDIEGNLALVKAEILMPGRNRRYIDVFIMRKMAADQWKIVSKAANSSPIQKE, from the coding sequence ATGACAATTAGAATATTATTCGTATTCATTGGCATTATGCTATACCTCAGTGCTGTTGGTCAAAATGAGGAAGACTTAATCAGGCATAGCATTCAAAACTATTTTAATGGCACTGCATACAATTATGTAGATCAAATTGAGGCGGCCTTTCATTCTGAGGCAGTGCTTTACCTGGAGACAGCAGAAGGAGGAATAAGGAAAATGACTTCCGCCGAGTATATCGCGTTATTTAAAAACAATGAACCTGGAAAATTTGGAGGACGATATAGCAAAATATTATCCATAGACATAGAGGGAAATCTTGCATTGGTTAAAGCTGAGATACTCATGCCTGGTAGAAACAGGCGGTACATCGATGTTTTTATTATGCGAAAAATGGCCGCAGATCAATGGAAAATCGTTAGCAAAGCAGCAAATAGCAGTCCGATTCAGAAGGAGTAA
- a CDS encoding DUF1572 domain-containing protein, which yields METAYQLAGRFREVLLNGKWIANTNYKDQLSNLTWQQATKKIGSLNTIAALAYHINYYTAGILNVFEGGALEIRDKFSFDLPEIKSKEAWENLLNEMWANAEKFANQVEMMPNEKLEAVFVDEKYGSYRRNIEGVIEHSYYHLGQISLIKKIILEAEKGALNHLKDA from the coding sequence ATGGAAACCGCTTATCAACTGGCCGGTCGATTCCGAGAAGTCCTGTTAAATGGGAAATGGATTGCCAACACAAATTACAAGGATCAATTATCGAACCTAACCTGGCAACAAGCTACAAAAAAAATAGGCTCCTTAAACACCATTGCTGCCCTGGCCTATCATATTAATTATTACACAGCTGGAATATTGAATGTTTTCGAAGGCGGAGCACTTGAAATTCGAGATAAATTCAGTTTTGATCTTCCTGAAATTAAATCAAAGGAAGCCTGGGAAAACCTGCTGAATGAGATGTGGGCCAATGCCGAAAAATTTGCCAATCAGGTCGAAATGATGCCCAATGAAAAATTAGAGGCCGTTTTTGTAGATGAAAAATACGGAAGTTACCGAAGGAATATTGAAGGCGTCATTGAGCATAGTTATTACCATTTAGGACAAATCTCTTTGATCAAAAAGATCATTTTAGAAGCGGAAAAAGGGGCACTAAATCACCTTAAAGATGCATAA
- a CDS encoding U32 family peptidase, translated as MKKKVEILAPAKNLYQGMAAINAGADAVYIGAPQFGARTNAANPVEDIAELVQYAHLFKAQVFVVLNTILYENELETCQKLIHQLYAIGVDALIIQDMAILEMDLPPIVIHASTQANNRDPKHIKFLHDAGIKRVVLARELNLDQVREIRQTTDVELEFFVSGALCVSFSGNCYMSVANGERSANRGSCAQNCRLPYTLIDGTGTTLMTETHLLSIKDLDLSDQLPDLIEAGVTSFKIEGRLKDIVYVKNNVSYLRKRLDAFLEVSDKFQKASSGRTFYSFDPKLDKSFNRGYTDYFLNKRDKKIGSWETPKSQGQFIGKLLGLKANGYLIENYELLNNGDGLYFVNEEGKADGDRVNIIINDVVVPNTFRPLPVGTLIYRNSDAAFNKLLEREDSTIRKIGVTLTFTETQHGFTLKATDEDGHESIATLEVEKALTKNGESIIANIEKNLSKAGNTPFIVDEIKIDFSENWFLPISKINEIRRTVLEQLVDIRVKEYHRETFQITKTNHPYPVSVLDFTYNVSNKLARQFYARHGVTDIEKAFELQWDPGKSRVMTTKYCVKYELGKCPRFQRATMGEKVVEPLVLKHGEVEYKLKFNCKPCEMEIWEKDAEFEIEEYGY; from the coding sequence ATGAAAAAGAAAGTCGAAATCCTAGCTCCTGCCAAGAACCTCTACCAAGGCATGGCTGCGATCAACGCTGGTGCCGATGCCGTTTACATCGGTGCACCTCAATTCGGCGCCCGTACCAATGCTGCTAATCCGGTGGAGGACATTGCTGAACTGGTCCAATATGCACACCTTTTCAAAGCCCAGGTCTTTGTCGTGCTCAATACCATTCTTTACGAAAATGAGCTGGAAACTTGCCAAAAATTAATCCATCAATTATACGCTATTGGCGTCGATGCCCTCATCATTCAGGACATGGCCATTTTGGAAATGGACTTGCCGCCCATCGTCATTCATGCGAGTACACAGGCGAATAACAGGGATCCGAAGCATATCAAATTCCTCCACGATGCAGGAATTAAACGCGTCGTCTTGGCGCGTGAATTAAACCTGGATCAGGTCAGGGAAATCCGCCAAACGACAGACGTGGAATTAGAGTTCTTTGTCTCCGGGGCGCTCTGTGTTTCTTTCAGCGGCAATTGCTACATGAGTGTGGCCAATGGAGAACGTAGTGCCAACCGAGGTTCTTGTGCACAAAATTGCCGCCTGCCCTACACCCTGATCGACGGCACGGGAACCACCTTGATGACGGAAACGCACCTGTTATCTATCAAGGATTTGGATTTGAGCGATCAACTGCCAGATTTGATTGAGGCCGGGGTGACTTCTTTTAAAATTGAAGGAAGATTGAAGGATATCGTTTATGTCAAAAATAATGTGTCTTATTTGCGAAAGCGATTAGATGCTTTTTTAGAAGTCAGCGATAAATTTCAAAAAGCATCTTCTGGCAGAACCTTTTATAGCTTCGATCCGAAATTGGATAAGAGTTTTAATAGAGGATATACCGATTATTTTCTCAATAAAAGAGATAAGAAAATCGGCTCCTGGGAAACGCCTAAATCACAAGGACAGTTCATCGGTAAGTTGCTGGGATTAAAAGCCAATGGTTACCTTATCGAAAATTATGAATTATTGAATAATGGCGATGGCCTTTATTTTGTGAATGAAGAAGGGAAGGCAGACGGGGATCGGGTAAATATAATCATTAATGATGTGGTGGTCCCGAATACATTCAGGCCATTGCCGGTGGGGACTTTGATCTATAGAAATTCGGACGCTGCTTTTAATAAGCTGTTGGAAAGGGAAGATAGTACCATTCGTAAAATTGGTGTCACCTTGACTTTCACAGAAACCCAGCACGGATTTACCTTGAAAGCCACTGATGAAGATGGACATGAAAGCATCGCGACCCTGGAAGTGGAAAAAGCATTGACCAAAAACGGCGAATCTATTATTGCAAATATCGAAAAAAACCTTTCCAAAGCAGGAAATACGCCTTTTATAGTAGATGAGATAAAAATTGATTTTTCTGAAAATTGGTTTTTACCTATTTCTAAAATAAACGAAATCAGAAGAACAGTTTTGGAGCAATTAGTGGACATTCGGGTAAAAGAATACCATCGGGAAACATTTCAAATCACAAAAACAAACCACCCTTATCCCGTTTCTGTGTTGGACTTCACCTATAATGTTTCTAATAAACTGGCCCGCCAATTCTATGCAAGACATGGGGTCACCGACATTGAAAAAGCTTTTGAATTACAATGGGATCCAGGCAAATCAAGAGTGATGACAACAAAGTACTGCGTAAAATATGAACTGGGAAAATGTCCCCGGTTTCAGCGGGCGACCATGGGCGAGAAGGTGGTAGAACCCTTGGTACTAAAGCATGGAGAAGTCGAATATAAGTTGAAATTTAATTGTAAACCTTGTGAGATGGAGATTTGGGAGAAAGATGCAGAATTTGAGATTGAGGAGTATGGGTATTGA
- a CDS encoding helix-turn-helix domain-containing protein has translation MSEQIIHSKSITAIRSVFGLSKPTHPLITILDTQKLAYGEETVGKRFSSDLFCIALKDSSCGIDYGRNSYDFDDGVLIFTAPKQIITVTKPQALNQVKGWMLYFHPDLIRNASLGSKIDSYNFFNYEVNEALHLSENEQNTLNQIVQLIQEEIKERIDNHSQQVLVSNIELLLNYSKRFYERQFNTRSASNIDMVSKVETLLKNYYADNLLIEKGQPSIQYLADHCHLSASYLSDLLAKETGRSAKDHINDFLVDKAKHLLLSSPDSISGIAYTLGFNYPHYFGRLFKQKTGKTPQAYRQQN, from the coding sequence ATGAGCGAGCAGATAATTCATTCAAAATCAATCACAGCAATTAGGTCTGTATTCGGGTTGTCAAAACCTACACATCCCTTAATAACTATATTAGACACTCAAAAACTGGCTTACGGAGAAGAAACAGTTGGAAAACGATTTTCTTCTGACCTTTTTTGTATAGCCCTAAAGGATTCTAGTTGTGGAATAGATTACGGCCGAAACTCATACGATTTTGATGACGGTGTTTTGATTTTTACTGCACCAAAGCAAATAATTACAGTAACCAAACCACAAGCATTAAATCAAGTAAAAGGCTGGATGCTCTACTTCCATCCAGACCTCATTAGAAACGCTTCCCTTGGTTCAAAAATTGACTCCTACAACTTCTTCAACTATGAAGTTAATGAAGCACTGCACCTTTCCGAAAATGAGCAAAATACCCTAAACCAAATCGTTCAACTCATTCAAGAAGAAATCAAAGAACGAATAGACAATCATAGCCAACAGGTGCTGGTATCAAACATTGAATTATTGCTTAATTACAGCAAACGTTTCTACGAAAGGCAATTTAATACGCGTTCGGCAAGCAATATTGACATGGTGTCTAAGGTGGAAACATTATTAAAAAACTACTATGCCGACAACCTACTGATCGAGAAAGGGCAACCAAGCATTCAATATTTAGCCGACCATTGCCATTTGTCGGCCAGTTATTTAAGTGATTTACTTGCCAAAGAAACCGGCCGTTCTGCCAAAGACCATATTAATGATTTTCTGGTCGATAAAGCGAAACATCTACTACTCAGTTCTCCCGATTCAATAAGTGGAATAGCCTACACACTTGGTTTCAATTACCCACACTATTTCGGGAGGCTGTTCAAACAAAAAACAGGCAAAACTCCTCAAGCATACAGACAACAAAATTAA
- the istB gene encoding IS21-like element helper ATPase IstB, with the protein MKNVSLQRMKQLKLIGMANAYEAILGLPINQQPEAHQLLATLLDAEHDNRSNKKMQMFVRLSKLRYQATLPDIDCDQQRNLSKEKLLKLADCSYIQRGENILITGATGCGKSYLACALGHQACVLGHRTLYFNMNRLTEQIALARTDGSLLKWLDRIKKAALIIFDDFGLQPITPAIKLILLQILEDRYEAAATLICSQLPVNKWYEYFDEPTLADAILDRIIPKAHRIDLKGNSLRKPAKSLS; encoded by the coding sequence ATGAAAAATGTATCCCTGCAAAGGATGAAGCAACTCAAATTAATCGGAATGGCCAATGCTTATGAGGCTATATTGGGCTTGCCTATCAACCAGCAACCCGAAGCACATCAACTCTTGGCTACCCTGCTAGATGCAGAGCATGACAACCGGTCTAATAAAAAAATGCAAATGTTTGTAAGACTCAGCAAACTCCGATATCAAGCCACTTTACCTGATATTGATTGCGATCAACAGCGAAATCTAAGTAAAGAAAAACTCCTCAAATTAGCCGATTGCTCCTACATCCAAAGGGGAGAAAATATCCTCATCACCGGGGCAACCGGTTGTGGTAAATCCTATCTGGCATGTGCCCTAGGTCATCAAGCTTGCGTCTTAGGTCACAGAACCCTCTACTTCAACATGAATCGATTAACCGAACAAATTGCCCTGGCAAGAACCGATGGATCACTCCTCAAGTGGTTGGACAGAATTAAAAAAGCAGCACTCATTATCTTTGATGATTTTGGTCTACAACCCATTACACCAGCCATCAAACTGATCCTCTTACAAATACTCGAAGACCGATACGAAGCAGCAGCTACTTTAATCTGCTCACAACTACCCGTCAACAAGTGGTATGAATATTTTGATGAACCTACTTTAGCTGATGCTATTTTGGATAGAATTATTCCTAAAGCACATCGAATAGATTTGAAAGGAAATAGTTTAAGAAAACCAGCAAAAAGTTTATCTTAA
- a CDS encoding SDR family NAD(P)-dependent oxidoreductase, with the protein MFSGGQTTGMGGSDVSEYANGHQVVGTMRSLQGKNEAIGNDLKSKGVALVEMDVTNEESVEAAVKSAIETMGGLDTVFNNAGIGANGILECFTADDLQKMFDVNVFGVQRLMRTVLPHLRTQAKGTIIHTSSCIGRVTTPFLASYSASKYALESLAEGYRAELSGFGIESCIVEPGGFPTGFMGGMITPSDTERLNQFGEMANLPQTSIDGYVAYVESIPEQRPERVAEAVVDLVNTPFGEKPFRTVVDFSGLKQLIENYNKVLTETTKAIYTANGVDNLLTLNKD; encoded by the coding sequence ATCTTCTCAGGGGGTCAGACGACCGGAATGGGGGGGTCAGACGTTTCCGAATATGCAAATGGGCATCAAGTGGTAGGAACTATGCGCTCATTGCAAGGGAAAAATGAAGCCATCGGCAATGATTTAAAATCAAAAGGTGTTGCGTTAGTAGAAATGGACGTTACCAACGAAGAAAGCGTTGAAGCAGCTGTGAAATCTGCCATCGAAACTATGGGCGGTTTAGATACTGTTTTCAATAATGCAGGAATCGGAGCAAACGGAATTCTGGAATGCTTTACAGCTGATGACCTTCAAAAAATGTTTGATGTAAATGTTTTTGGCGTACAACGCCTAATGAGAACAGTTTTACCTCATTTAAGAACACAAGCAAAGGGAACTATCATTCATACTTCAAGCTGTATAGGCAGGGTAACAACACCTTTCCTTGCCTCCTACTCGGCTTCAAAATATGCCTTAGAATCTTTAGCAGAAGGATATCGAGCTGAATTGTCAGGGTTTGGCATTGAATCTTGTATAGTAGAACCGGGTGGATTTCCTACAGGTTTTATGGGTGGAATGATAACCCCAAGTGATACGGAAAGACTGAATCAGTTTGGCGAAATGGCGAATCTTCCTCAAACTTCCATTGATGGTTACGTAGCTTATGTGGAATCAATACCAGAACAAAGACCGGAAAGAGTCGCAGAAGCTGTGGTGGATTTAGTAAACACTCCTTTTGGCGAAAAACCATTTAGAACTGTGGTTGACTTTTCAGGACTAAAACAGCTTATTGAAAACTACAATAAAGTGCTAACCGAAACTACAAAAGCAATCTACACAGCCAATGGTGTAGATAACCTATTGACCTTAAATAAAGATTAA
- a CDS encoding SDR family oxidoreductase — protein MRKTVLITGASSGIGKATAIHFQQQGWNVIATMRSPEKETELNKLENVQLEKLDVLDLASIDQAIENGISRFGKIDALLNNAGYGAYGPLESFPRENIIKQFNTNVIGLMDVTKAIIPHFRTNKDGVIVNISSIGGQMTFALGSLYHGTKFAVEGISESLHYEMKEIGVKVKIVEPGFIATDFGGRSFDFQAGEIEEYQPLINALMQQWQNPNNTVSSPSLVAEVIYEAVTDKTNQLRYRAGDDASYLLDCRKKMTDEAFFEMMNTQLGK, from the coding sequence ATGAGAAAAACAGTATTAATAACGGGTGCAAGTAGTGGTATAGGCAAAGCCACAGCCATTCATTTTCAGCAACAAGGTTGGAACGTTATTGCCACCATGCGTTCGCCAGAAAAAGAAACAGAACTCAATAAGTTGGAGAATGTACAATTGGAAAAGTTGGATGTTCTTGATTTAGCATCTATAGACCAAGCTATTGAAAACGGTATTTCAAGATTTGGAAAGATAGATGCGCTATTAAATAATGCAGGATACGGAGCTTATGGTCCTTTGGAATCATTCCCTAGAGAAAACATCATCAAGCAATTCAATACTAACGTTATCGGATTAATGGACGTAACAAAAGCCATTATTCCACACTTTAGAACAAATAAAGACGGAGTTATTGTCAATATATCTTCAATAGGTGGACAAATGACCTTTGCCTTAGGTTCGCTCTATCACGGAACCAAATTTGCAGTTGAAGGTATTTCCGAATCATTGCATTACGAAATGAAAGAAATTGGCGTAAAAGTTAAGATTGTGGAACCGGGGTTTATTGCAACAGATTTTGGAGGACGTTCCTTCGATTTCCAAGCTGGTGAAATTGAAGAATACCAACCACTCATCAATGCCTTAATGCAACAATGGCAAAATCCAAATAACACCGTTTCATCACCAAGTCTAGTTGCGGAAGTTATTTATGAAGCTGTGACGGATAAAACAAACCAACTCAGATACAGGGCTGGTGATGATGCTAGTTACTTACTTGATTGTAGAAAGAAAATGACAGATGAAGCGTTCTTTGAAATGATGAACACACAATTGGGAAAATAA
- a CDS encoding RNA polymerase sigma factor encodes MTEVEKYKHEFVEFKVQLVSYLYRLTTCKDDAEDLAQDTFIKAFEKISLYRKQSTFKTWVFAIATNLAKDHNRVKERWGENWMDLVRDAHVQSPELFAKKTSIVENSPHGKFVLSEHLNYCFNCTTKTLLVSEQICLWLKEVYDFKISEIMTITGLTEGRVKHAIADARNHLTRIFDKKCALINKNGTCSQCTGLNNMYNPKQDSHIEANKIKMVKEKEGKNLQELLDLRLQLVKSIDPLNGNGIDLHNYLIENSPRWAKEQESKQL; translated from the coding sequence ATGACGGAAGTAGAAAAATACAAACATGAATTTGTTGAGTTTAAAGTTCAGCTCGTATCATACTTATACCGTCTGACAACTTGTAAAGATGATGCAGAAGACTTGGCGCAGGATACCTTTATTAAAGCTTTTGAAAAAATCTCGTTGTACAGAAAACAATCGACCTTCAAAACATGGGTATTTGCCATAGCAACAAATCTGGCCAAAGACCATAATAGAGTGAAAGAAAGATGGGGAGAGAATTGGATGGATCTAGTGCGGGATGCTCATGTTCAATCACCGGAATTATTTGCTAAGAAAACTTCAATCGTGGAGAATTCACCACATGGTAAATTCGTATTGAGCGAACATTTGAATTATTGCTTTAACTGTACTACGAAAACACTTTTGGTATCTGAACAAATTTGTTTGTGGCTCAAAGAAGTTTATGATTTCAAAATTTCTGAAATAATGACAATAACAGGGCTCACGGAAGGTAGGGTTAAACACGCTATTGCAGATGCCCGAAATCATTTGACAAGAATTTTTGATAAAAAATGTGCCCTTATAAATAAAAATGGTACCTGTAGCCAGTGTACCGGGCTAAACAACATGTACAACCCTAAACAAGATAGCCATATAGAAGCCAACAAAATCAAAATGGTGAAAGAAAAAGAGGGAAAAAATCTTCAAGAATTGTTAGACCTAAGGCTTCAACTTGTCAAAAGTATTGACCCACTGAATGGTAATGGTATTGACCTGCACAACTACTTAATAGAAAACTCACCAAGATGGGCAAAAGAACAAGAATCTAAGCAACTGTAA
- a CDS encoding alpha/beta fold hydrolase, with product MKHLQVSLILTLLILTSCLQRNIRESPQGGIAPKEVSRLTADSVRIFGYLYEISKSTPTVILFHQAGSNARAEYRSIIPVLVKKGFNVLAIDQRQGGQVFGNYNKTVAGIPNNEFSFCDASKDLEAALNFILKSGFTGKKILWGSSYSGLLAINLAHERQSEIHGVLAFSPASGGPIEDCKFDNFFETLRVPLLLLRPAQEMELESVKAQFNLAMQHNHQTYIAINGAHGSSMLVEERVGKSVADNWEIVTSFLTSIKNK from the coding sequence ATGAAACACCTACAAGTTAGCTTAATTTTAACGTTGTTAATACTTACATCGTGTCTTCAAAGAAACATTAGAGAAAGTCCACAAGGTGGAATTGCTCCCAAAGAGGTTTCCAGGTTAACAGCAGATAGTGTCAGGATATTTGGCTACCTGTACGAAATAAGCAAAAGCACACCTACTGTAATCTTATTCCATCAGGCGGGGTCTAATGCAAGAGCAGAATACAGATCAATAATCCCAGTTTTAGTAAAAAAAGGGTTTAATGTTTTAGCTATTGACCAAAGACAGGGTGGTCAAGTTTTTGGCAACTACAATAAAACTGTTGCTGGAATCCCCAATAATGAATTTAGCTTTTGTGATGCCTCCAAAGATTTGGAAGCTGCATTAAATTTTATTTTAAAATCTGGTTTTACAGGTAAGAAGATTTTGTGGGGGAGTAGCTACAGTGGTTTATTAGCTATTAACTTGGCTCATGAACGTCAAAGTGAAATACATGGAGTCTTAGCTTTTTCTCCTGCCTCTGGCGGCCCTATTGAAGATTGCAAATTTGACAATTTCTTTGAAACACTTCGAGTCCCCCTCTTGTTGTTAAGACCTGCACAAGAAATGGAATTGGAAAGCGTAAAGGCACAATTTAATCTTGCCATGCAACATAACCATCAAACTTATATTGCTATTAATGGCGCTCACGGCTCTTCAATGCTTGTTGAAGAAAGAGTTGGGAAAAGTGTTGCGGATAATTGGGAAATCGTTACATCATTCCTAACTTCAATTAAAAATAAATAA